Proteins from one Desulforhopalus sp. genomic window:
- a CDS encoding D-serine ammonia-lyase, giving the protein MTHSKNSKNNGKTDDLQLQDNTCPPLELVCGATLAEWCRRLPLLVDLMAYKPLTWINPNPGGSAGKSAVSGLTGRDIDAAEARLERFRPFIAAAFPETRPAGGLIESPLLPIPRMRAALEDHCGLLIPGRLFLKCDNLLPISGSVKARGGIYEVLKYAEEVALAKGLVRRGDDYAVLGGDRARAVFADYRIAVGSTGNLGLSIGIMGARFGFQVTVHMSAEARQWKKDLLRSHGVLVVEHPGDYSSAVAEGRRQAAGDQRCHFVDDENSVDLFLGYAVAARRLQRQLAELAIPVDADHPLFVYLPCGVGGAPGGITFGLKHLFGENVHCFFAEPTHAPCMLLGLCTGLHAAVSVQDFGLNGITAADGLAVSRPSGFIGKTVAPLVDGAFTVDDGELFRLLALLADSEAISMEPSALAGMLGPPAILQERDYLREKGLQEKMAAASHIVWGTGGQMVPEEEMAGYYRQGKELLTR; this is encoded by the coding sequence ATGACTCACTCAAAAAACTCCAAGAACAACGGCAAAACCGACGATCTCCAGCTACAGGACAACACTTGCCCCCCGCTGGAATTGGTCTGCGGGGCGACCCTTGCCGAGTGGTGCCGACGTCTCCCCCTCCTTGTTGACCTGATGGCCTATAAACCGCTGACCTGGATCAACCCGAATCCTGGAGGATCTGCCGGCAAGTCGGCGGTCAGCGGTCTTACAGGCAGAGATATCGATGCCGCGGAGGCCAGGCTTGAACGCTTCCGGCCCTTCATCGCCGCTGCCTTTCCGGAAACGCGGCCCGCGGGGGGCTTGATCGAATCACCCCTCCTCCCCATTCCAAGGATGCGGGCGGCCCTTGAAGATCACTGCGGGCTGCTGATCCCCGGCAGGCTCTTTTTAAAATGCGACAATCTCCTACCCATCTCCGGCTCGGTGAAGGCCCGGGGCGGCATCTATGAGGTGCTGAAATACGCCGAGGAAGTCGCCCTGGCAAAGGGACTGGTGCGACGTGGCGACGATTATGCCGTCCTCGGCGGCGACCGCGCCCGTGCGGTCTTTGCCGACTACCGAATCGCCGTCGGCTCAACCGGCAACCTCGGCCTGTCGATCGGCATAATGGGTGCCAGATTTGGCTTTCAGGTCACCGTCCATATGTCCGCTGAAGCAAGACAATGGAAAAAAGACCTGCTGCGCAGCCACGGGGTTTTGGTGGTTGAGCATCCGGGTGACTACAGCTCGGCGGTGGCAGAGGGACGAAGGCAGGCGGCCGGTGATCAGCGCTGCCATTTTGTCGACGACGAGAATTCCGTCGACCTCTTCCTCGGTTATGCGGTGGCAGCAAGGCGATTGCAGCGGCAACTGGCCGAACTGGCCATCCCAGTCGATGCCGACCACCCGCTCTTTGTGTACCTGCCCTGTGGCGTCGGCGGCGCACCTGGCGGGATCACCTTTGGCCTGAAACACCTCTTCGGCGAAAACGTCCACTGCTTCTTTGCCGAGCCGACCCATGCGCCGTGCATGCTCCTTGGCCTCTGTACCGGTCTCCATGCCGCAGTCTCGGTTCAGGATTTCGGCCTGAATGGAATCACCGCAGCCGATGGCCTGGCGGTGAGCCGACCCTCCGGCTTTATCGGCAAGACCGTCGCGCCGCTGGTCGACGGCGCCTTTACCGTCGATGATGGAGAGCTGTTCCGCCTCCTCGCCCTCCTGGCCGACAGTGAGGCAATCTCCATGGAACCATCCGCCCTGGCCGGGATGCTCGGCCCTCCAGCGATACTTCAGGAGAGAGACTATCTCCGGGAAAAGGGCCTGCAGGAAAAAATGGCCGCAGCCAGCCATATCGTCTGGGGGACGGGCGGCCAAATGGTGCCCGAGGAGGAAATGGCCGGGTACTACCGGCAAGGCAAAGAACTTTTAACCAGATAA
- a CDS encoding B12-binding domain-containing radical SAM protein, with product MQTLRSTILLVHPLGYSAKNAGSDISRVANIMPPLGLASISAYLTSHSLANDIIDCYAHPDSDERILAYLRQENPPFIGFSCTTSSFFDGERLARLAKTVQPAIKVVFGGVHVSALREQVLDNYPLIDYVVVGEGEETLRELLATAEAERQGVEGVVLRGEGGKAVFTGRRKKLLDLDSLPFPDYRKLAGYPEAYTLPIFNYPKAPNGSCLSSRGCPYACSYCDRSVFGRSFRYNSADYLYRHLCFLKDTYGLRHLNFYDDQFTFNRQRVVDFCRMVIEKPLGMTFNCAARAEHLDFELLQLMKAAGCWMISLGIETGDEVLLSAHRQNVDLQLMRDKIAMIKKAGIRVKGLLMMGLPGETEASIQKSREYVFSLPIDDFNLAKFTPFPGSPVYQQIKQAGGAMGTFHEDWEKMDCMAFQFVPRGMELARMEELFIDFHRRHFQRSRVIWGYVAMLWQSPDSWLRFLRNLPSFLRFISTNKRIGGKEEQ from the coding sequence ATGCAAACTCTGCGATCAACCATTCTCCTCGTCCATCCCCTTGGCTACAGCGCCAAAAACGCCGGCAGTGATATCTCGCGGGTGGCAAATATCATGCCGCCGCTCGGCCTGGCCTCCATCTCGGCCTATCTTACCAGCCACAGCCTTGCCAACGATATCATCGACTGCTACGCCCACCCTGATTCCGACGAGCGGATTCTTGCATATTTACGCCAGGAAAATCCGCCATTTATCGGTTTTTCCTGCACCACCTCAAGCTTCTTTGACGGGGAGCGTCTGGCGCGGCTGGCCAAGACCGTTCAGCCGGCAATCAAGGTGGTTTTTGGCGGGGTACACGTCTCAGCGCTCCGGGAACAGGTCCTCGACAACTACCCCCTTATCGACTACGTGGTGGTGGGCGAGGGCGAGGAAACCCTCCGGGAACTGCTGGCCACCGCTGAGGCGGAGCGGCAGGGGGTTGAAGGCGTGGTTCTGCGCGGCGAGGGCGGCAAGGCGGTGTTCACCGGGCGGCGGAAAAAACTCCTCGACCTCGACAGCCTGCCCTTTCCAGATTACCGCAAACTGGCGGGTTACCCGGAGGCCTACACCCTGCCGATCTTCAACTACCCCAAGGCGCCGAACGGCAGCTGCCTGTCCAGCCGCGGTTGCCCCTACGCCTGCAGCTACTGCGATCGTTCGGTCTTCGGCCGGTCGTTTCGCTACAATTCCGCCGACTATCTCTATCGCCACCTGTGTTTTTTAAAGGACACTTATGGCCTCCGCCATCTCAATTTCTACGATGACCAGTTTACCTTCAATCGCCAGCGGGTTGTCGACTTTTGCCGGATGGTTATTGAAAAGCCCCTCGGTATGACCTTCAACTGCGCCGCCAGGGCCGAGCATCTCGACTTTGAACTGCTGCAGCTGATGAAGGCGGCGGGCTGCTGGATGATCAGCCTGGGGATAGAGACTGGCGACGAGGTGCTGCTCTCGGCCCATCGCCAGAATGTCGATCTGCAGCTTATGCGCGACAAGATCGCCATGATCAAAAAGGCCGGAATTCGCGTCAAGGGTCTCCTCATGATGGGCCTGCCCGGCGAAACCGAGGCGAGCATCCAGAAGAGCCGGGAATACGTATTCTCCCTGCCCATCGATGACTTCAATCTCGCAAAGTTCACGCCTTTTCCTGGCTCACCGGTGTATCAGCAGATCAAGCAGGCGGGTGGGGCGATGGGCACCTTTCACGAAGACTGGGAGAAGATGGACTGTATGGCCTTTCAGTTCGTGCCGAGAGGGATGGAGCTTGCCAGGATGGAGGAGCTGTTTATCGACTTTCACCGCCGCCATTTCCAGCGGTCGCGGGTCATCTGGGGCTATGTGGCGATGCTCTGGCAGTCGCCGGACAGCTGGTTGCGCTTCCTTAGGAATCTGCCCTCCTTTCTCAGATTCATCTCCACCAATAAACGGATCGGTGGCAAAGAGGAGCAGTGA
- a CDS encoding tetratricopeptide repeat protein has product MRSFFPHFVNFLHFCRYGRRGNTSHRLKTTSAGHLLFAWLLICLIAVDSQAETKVFEHWVNQPFSGSQSPDDAYMAAMTKSKFEVLELAGTYLESLSVVENATLVKDEVTALAGGVLHVQVVAKENYANDQTFGIRLATRIEIDTGILHQRMDKLLKDRTLLSKYDEIHDREQELLARIRELEKANVQATSPSHKPNDFDNDFTELSAALTASHWLEKALTLWNHGQFTNPALAIDHLSQALTLDDENPRAYNSRAVAYLSLGKLQEAEQDLAQALKIMPDYADTHNHLGNLHYRRGDFQKAVDSFTRAISLQPDFADAIFNRGMAYRKLFNYEAAFDDFRKAAALAPASSITTVNAGSQVELHNINTLCGTAQTTASMALCRSLDFLRRHGFFRENTSAK; this is encoded by the coding sequence GTGCGCAGTTTCTTTCCTCATTTCGTCAATTTCCTCCATTTCTGCCGGTACGGCAGGCGCGGCAACACCAGCCACCGCCTGAAAACGACCAGCGCCGGCCACCTCCTCTTCGCCTGGCTATTGATTTGCTTGATAGCGGTCGATAGTCAAGCCGAAACGAAGGTCTTCGAACATTGGGTCAACCAGCCATTTTCCGGTAGCCAGTCGCCGGACGACGCCTATATGGCGGCCATGACCAAGTCAAAATTTGAGGTTCTTGAACTGGCCGGAACCTATCTTGAAAGTCTCAGCGTGGTGGAGAACGCAACCCTCGTTAAAGACGAGGTGACGGCGCTCGCCGGTGGCGTACTGCATGTCCAGGTGGTCGCCAAAGAAAACTATGCCAATGACCAGACCTTTGGCATCCGCCTGGCAACCCGAATAGAAATTGACACCGGCATCCTCCACCAGCGAATGGATAAGCTCCTCAAGGACCGCACCCTGCTAAGTAAATACGATGAGATTCATGACCGCGAACAGGAGCTTCTGGCGAGAATCCGCGAGTTGGAGAAGGCAAATGTCCAAGCCACCTCCCCCTCCCATAAACCAAATGATTTTGACAACGATTTTACAGAGTTAAGCGCCGCCCTAACCGCCAGCCATTGGCTGGAGAAGGCACTTACCCTCTGGAACCATGGACAATTCACCAATCCTGCCCTGGCGATAGACCACCTTTCCCAGGCCCTCACCCTGGACGACGAAAACCCAAGGGCCTACAACAGCCGAGCGGTCGCCTATTTGAGTTTGGGAAAACTCCAGGAGGCGGAACAAGACCTTGCCCAAGCGCTTAAAATAATGCCCGACTATGCCGACACCCATAACCATCTGGGAAACCTGCACTATCGCCGGGGAGACTTTCAAAAGGCCGTGGATTCCTTTACCCGGGCGATTAGCCTCCAGCCGGACTTTGCCGATGCCATATTTAACCGTGGCATGGCCTACCGCAAACTCTTCAACTACGAGGCAGCCTTCGATGACTTCCGGAAGGCGGCGGCCCTCGCCCCGGCGTCCTCCATCACAACCGTCAATGCTGGTTCACAGGTTGAACTGCACAATATCAACACCTTGTGTGGCACGGCACAGACTACCGCAAGCATGGCCCTTTGTCGATCTCTCGACTTTCTCAGGCGGCACGGTTTTTTCCGGGAAAATACTTCCGCAAAATAA
- a CDS encoding DUF362 domain-containing protein translates to MHRVMIHPATYENCQEAVNRAFELFPQDIAGKKVIIKPNVLRASEAAEHIVTNPALLRAVIEKVESMSPLAIIVGDNPGLFNYGDNENSFAKTGLMAAAKGYYRNLGDSMQNLRFNPDYMAEVGVSQAIMDADIFISLPKFKTHGLTVMTGAIKNSYGILPGAQKARLHQIAGSPERFHEVIVDVFRLRVPDLFIMDAVVGMEGNGPASPELREIGLILAADNAVALDAVVARMMGVDPGRLRFLQKAKALGLGDFDAQMIDIDGKMTVLPDFKLPPLGGEAIAGNSTVQNFLNTKAYVKPKADPQLCTACGACVEHCPVSALAMDSTPIPIVDADTCIACFCCQEICPEKAMSLN, encoded by the coding sequence ATGCACCGCGTCATGATCCATCCGGCAACCTACGAGAACTGCCAAGAAGCTGTGAATCGGGCTTTTGAATTATTCCCTCAGGACATCGCCGGGAAAAAGGTCATCATCAAACCCAATGTGCTTAGAGCATCTGAAGCGGCGGAGCACATCGTCACCAACCCTGCCCTGCTGCGGGCGGTTATTGAAAAAGTTGAGAGCATGTCGCCGCTTGCGATTATCGTTGGCGACAATCCCGGCTTGTTTAACTACGGTGACAATGAGAACAGCTTTGCAAAAACCGGCCTGATGGCGGCGGCAAAGGGCTATTACCGCAATCTCGGCGATTCGATGCAAAACCTCCGCTTTAACCCTGATTACATGGCTGAGGTCGGGGTATCGCAAGCCATCATGGACGCGGATATTTTCATCAGCCTACCCAAGTTTAAAACCCATGGCCTGACGGTCATGACCGGGGCCATAAAAAACAGCTACGGCATCCTGCCCGGAGCCCAGAAAGCGCGATTACACCAGATTGCCGGGTCACCGGAGCGCTTTCATGAGGTAATCGTTGATGTCTTCCGGTTGCGGGTTCCCGACCTTTTTATCATGGATGCCGTCGTGGGTATGGAAGGAAACGGCCCGGCTTCTCCTGAGCTGCGGGAGATCGGCCTGATTCTCGCGGCGGATAATGCGGTTGCCCTTGATGCGGTGGTTGCCAGGATGATGGGTGTGGACCCTGGCCGTCTGCGCTTCCTGCAAAAGGCCAAGGCCCTTGGACTTGGCGACTTTGATGCTCAGATGATTGATATAGATGGGAAAATGACCGTTCTCCCTGATTTCAAGCTGCCGCCGTTGGGCGGCGAGGCCATTGCCGGCAACAGCACGGTCCAGAATTTCTTAAACACCAAGGCCTATGTCAAACCGAAGGCTGACCCGCAGCTGTGCACCGCCTGTGGCGCCTGCGTGGAACACTGTCCGGTTTCGGCGCTGGCTATGGATTCGACGCCCATTCCCATTGTCGATGCCGACACATGCATTGCTTGTTTCTGCTGCCAGGAGATCTGCCCGGAAAAAGCGATGAGCCTGAATTGA
- a CDS encoding methyl-accepting chemotaxis protein: MFSLVEKLSPRKVKTKLLLTLGILISLTVVVPSILAYRSVLENSIQLLQEELKTQVIQVNDKLTLEKPEQMRLLARTVAGIPLIQNLLLAKDRAALLGLMEPLYKELKKSVDLNIFHFHLAPAMSFLRLQQPEKFGDDLSSFRKLVVMVNDNKQDAQGIETGVGGLAIRGVVPVMHQATQHAGSVEFGAPIDDKLLAQIKTAVRQDISVIIPEGEGFKYQAKTHDLTIPKEKFPFLKEVMQGDKPVVQRVANNDKELMTAYMPLKDYSGKQVGVLAIPREIGMLLDTARKKALRSVAIAIVVLFGLLVFVYFLLVRNIDRPIKKITQLLEAASRGDLTQKVDMGGVAQVNCSEKAQCNKPDCSMFGKEGYCWEEAGSAAMNVQCPKIISGHYTSCSQCKQVFRSVVRDEFSELNAYNHSFLANVRRLVGDINSNSANINNSSHRLAEASEKIDAGATDSARRAQSVAAATEEMSANMTSVAAATEEAAANVKVMATATEEIGLSVGEIQLSTRNAKQITGDAVLQAADISAKVDALGSAAEDIGKVTETIADISAQTNLLALNATIEAARAGEAGKGFAVVANEIKTLAKQTAEATGEIKMRIDGIQNSAGITVAGIKKISEIIREIDEIVSRIAGSIEQQSATMTELTANIVQAGEGIDEVSSNVAETSAVSQEVAADIAEVNHAVNEISAGTGLVRQNAEELRVLSQSLRGLIEKFKV; the protein is encoded by the coding sequence ATGTTTTCGTTGGTGGAAAAACTCAGTCCAAGAAAAGTTAAAACCAAACTGCTGTTGACACTCGGGATACTCATTTCCCTGACAGTTGTTGTGCCCTCGATCCTGGCATATCGTTCAGTCCTGGAGAATTCCATCCAGCTCTTGCAGGAGGAATTAAAGACCCAGGTCATTCAGGTCAACGACAAACTGACTCTGGAAAAACCGGAACAGATGCGCCTTCTTGCGCGGACCGTCGCCGGAATACCACTTATCCAAAACCTTTTGCTGGCAAAAGATCGGGCCGCGTTACTTGGACTCATGGAGCCACTCTACAAGGAATTGAAAAAGTCTGTCGATCTGAATATTTTTCACTTTCATCTGGCCCCGGCAATGTCGTTTCTCCGGTTGCAGCAACCGGAGAAATTCGGCGACGATCTGTCATCATTTCGAAAATTAGTGGTCATGGTCAATGACAACAAACAGGACGCCCAGGGTATCGAAACAGGCGTCGGCGGACTGGCAATCCGCGGCGTTGTGCCGGTCATGCATCAGGCTACACAACATGCCGGATCAGTGGAATTTGGTGCCCCCATCGATGATAAACTGCTGGCGCAGATAAAAACTGCTGTTCGTCAGGATATTTCCGTCATTATCCCTGAGGGAGAGGGCTTCAAGTATCAGGCAAAGACCCATGATTTGACCATTCCTAAAGAAAAATTCCCCTTTCTCAAGGAAGTTATGCAGGGCGATAAGCCGGTCGTGCAGCGGGTGGCAAATAATGACAAGGAGTTGATGACCGCCTATATGCCGCTCAAGGACTATTCCGGCAAACAGGTAGGGGTTCTGGCTATCCCCCGCGAGATCGGCATGCTTCTCGATACTGCCAGGAAGAAGGCGCTGCGGTCGGTGGCTATTGCCATTGTGGTCCTCTTTGGCCTTCTTGTTTTTGTCTATTTCCTGCTGGTTCGCAATATCGATCGCCCCATAAAGAAAATAACCCAGTTGCTTGAGGCGGCCAGTCGCGGTGATCTGACGCAAAAAGTCGATATGGGGGGTGTCGCCCAGGTCAATTGTTCGGAAAAGGCCCAGTGCAATAAACCGGATTGCTCCATGTTCGGCAAAGAGGGCTATTGCTGGGAGGAGGCCGGGTCGGCAGCCATGAACGTGCAGTGTCCGAAGATCATCAGTGGCCATTACACGTCCTGCAGTCAATGCAAGCAGGTCTTCAGATCTGTCGTGCGCGATGAATTTTCTGAGCTGAATGCCTATAATCATTCGTTTCTTGCCAATGTGCGCAGGTTGGTGGGGGACATTAACAGCAATAGTGCTAATATCAATAATTCCTCGCATCGCTTGGCGGAAGCCTCGGAAAAAATCGATGCCGGCGCTACCGATTCAGCGCGGCGGGCGCAATCGGTAGCTGCCGCAACCGAGGAGATGAGTGCCAATATGACCTCGGTGGCGGCGGCTACGGAGGAGGCAGCAGCCAATGTCAAGGTTATGGCCACCGCAACCGAGGAGATCGGTTTGAGCGTCGGCGAAATTCAGCTTTCGACGAGGAACGCAAAACAAATTACCGGCGATGCGGTTCTGCAGGCAGCTGATATTTCAGCAAAAGTCGATGCCCTTGGCAGTGCCGCCGAGGACATCGGCAAGGTGACGGAGACCATCGCCGACATTTCAGCGCAAACCAACCTGCTTGCTCTCAATGCCACTATTGAAGCGGCGCGGGCGGGAGAGGCGGGCAAGGGCTTTGCCGTGGTCGCCAATGAAATCAAGACCCTGGCCAAGCAGACTGCCGAAGCGACCGGTGAGATTAAGATGCGAATCGACGGCATTCAGAATTCCGCCGGGATAACGGTTGCCGGTATCAAAAAGATTTCCGAGATAATACGGGAGATCGACGAAATTGTGTCGCGGATTGCCGGTTCCATTGAACAGCAGAGCGCAACCATGACTGAGCTGACCGCCAATATAGTTCAGGCAGGCGAGGGGATAGACGAGGTTTCCTCCAATGTTGCCGAGACTTCTGCGGTATCACAGGAGGTGGCGGCGGATATCGCCGAGGTCAATCATGCGGTGAACGAGATTTCTGCGGGCACCGGTCTCGTGCGCCAAAATGCCGAGGAACTGCGAGTACTTTCTCAGTCTTTGCGAGGCCTTATAGAAAAATTTAAGGTGTAG
- a CDS encoding FmdE family protein gives MTMYIPESIRAEKDFQDCVHFHGHTCMGVTIGYLAAKLALQQLAIHRSVDEELITIVENDACCCDAIQVLTGCTFGKGNFFFKDHGKMAFTFANRLSGEAIRLVLKPGIFDSPEEERQLAEMIRSGKAAPEEIQRYQKMFEARGEEMFSHGPAAFFDMQRIALQFPPQATRATTLPCARCGEMVMESKLEKVNNQLICKGCLK, from the coding sequence ATGACAATGTATATCCCCGAGTCAATTCGAGCCGAGAAGGATTTTCAGGACTGCGTCCATTTTCATGGCCACACCTGCATGGGAGTGACCATCGGCTACTTAGCCGCCAAACTGGCCTTGCAGCAATTGGCAATACACCGGTCGGTCGACGAAGAGCTGATTACCATCGTCGAAAACGATGCCTGCTGCTGCGACGCCATCCAGGTCCTTACCGGCTGCACCTTCGGCAAAGGCAATTTCTTCTTCAAGGACCATGGTAAAATGGCCTTCACCTTTGCCAATAGGCTATCAGGCGAGGCCATTCGCCTTGTGCTGAAACCTGGCATATTTGACAGCCCGGAAGAAGAGCGGCAACTTGCCGAGATGATACGATCCGGCAAGGCTGCGCCGGAAGAAATCCAGAGATATCAGAAGATGTTTGAGGCAAGGGGCGAGGAGATGTTCAGCCATGGCCCTGCAGCATTTTTTGACATGCAAAGAATCGCTCTGCAATTTCCGCCACAGGCCACGAGAGCCACGACCCTCCCTTGTGCGCGCTGCGGCGAGATGGTCATGGAGAGCAAGCTGGAAAAAGTCAACAATCAGCTGATCTGCAAAGGCTGTCTGAAGTAG
- a CDS encoding DMT family transporter produces MTAVASSRPMGAFFVVFSAIGFGALAIFGKVAFASGASTATVLFVRFLVAGGLMVLLMAALHQPWPQGRDLMVLIGMGGLGYAGQAFCFFSALHHATAGLTGLLLYLYPALVIIASALLGRRKLTIMKSFLALLSLFGIFLTVSGGLAGTPVGIAFGLGAALIYTVYILVGEGVGERTGAISAGCVIMLSAAGVFGTAMLLEGPQPPGNIDGWLALGAIAVVSTLMPIVFFFAGMRRLGASDASTLSTLEPVITLFLAYFFLGETLGLIQSLGAALVIVAVVVLTRIH; encoded by the coding sequence ATGACTGCGGTTGCTTCATCGCGCCCTATGGGGGCTTTCTTCGTTGTCTTCTCCGCCATTGGTTTTGGCGCCCTGGCCATCTTCGGCAAGGTAGCCTTTGCCTCCGGGGCCTCCACCGCCACGGTGCTCTTCGTTCGCTTTCTTGTCGCCGGCGGGCTGATGGTACTGCTGATGGCGGCCCTCCACCAGCCCTGGCCGCAGGGCCGGGACCTGATGGTTCTCATCGGTATGGGCGGGCTTGGTTATGCCGGGCAGGCCTTCTGCTTTTTTTCTGCCCTGCACCATGCCACCGCCGGGCTGACCGGACTGCTGCTCTACCTGTATCCGGCCCTGGTTATTATTGCCTCGGCGCTTCTTGGCAGGCGGAAGCTGACCATTATGAAGAGTTTTCTCGCCCTGCTGTCTCTTTTTGGCATCTTTCTCACCGTATCCGGTGGTTTGGCGGGAACGCCCGTCGGGATAGCCTTCGGCCTCGGTGCGGCACTGATTTACACCGTCTATATCCTGGTCGGCGAAGGGGTGGGCGAACGTACCGGGGCAATCAGTGCCGGCTGCGTTATCATGCTTTCCGCGGCAGGAGTCTTTGGTACCGCCATGCTCCTTGAGGGACCGCAGCCGCCGGGGAATATTGACGGCTGGCTGGCGCTCGGGGCAATCGCCGTTGTTTCGACCCTTATGCCTATTGTCTTTTTCTTTGCCGGGATGCGCCGCCTGGGGGCAAGTGATGCCTCAACGCTGTCGACCCTCGAACCGGTAATTACCCTTTTCCTTGCCTATTTCTTCTTGGGTGAAACCCTCGGGCTCATCCAGAGCCTCGGCGCTGCCCTGGTCATCGTCGCCGTTGTGGTGCTGACGAGGATTCACTGA